In a genomic window of Dyadobacter fermentans DSM 18053:
- the treZ gene encoding malto-oligosyltrehalose trehalohydrolase, which produces MSYDHLLVQRPGVTFDETGEAHVLVWAPEAEKVQLKLDKTDHLLDLEKEGYGFWKLETRALAHGQQYSFLLDGEGPFPDPATLHQPNGVHGASEAFDPQQFRWTDDSWTNLPLKEYIIYELHAGTFTPEGTFAAMEAKLDHLVELGVNAIEIMPVSQFAGGRNWGYDGVFPYSVQDTYGGPAALQRLVNACHEKGIAVVLDMVYNHLGPEGNILGKFGPYFTDKYHTPWGDAVNFDDAWSDGVRHYFVQNALMWFRDFHIDGLRLDAVHAIKDFSPVHILQEIREKTNALGTGREHYLIVEMDLNDTRYVKPTETGGYGMDAQWIDEFHHALRVSSGQERSGYYSDFEGVASLAKSFRDAYVFDGIYSDHRKRKFGMKADGIPGGQFIVFSQNHDHIGNRMLGERTSQLVSAEMQKLLAGAVFVSPFVPLLFMGEEWAEPNPFQYFVSHTEKELADAVRKGRKAEFAAFHAEGEAPDPVAESTFENSRVQWHLLQEEPHRTMLAYYRQWIALRKSEQVLRECDRNGLSVEVAEGKESIVIQRVWERQHLVAFLNFSKAPQEGLLPYEHLAWKKLIASSDPDWNGPREMPAQAGAGALSLPPESISVYVNITSS; this is translated from the coding sequence ATGAGTTACGATCATTTATTAGTGCAGCGTCCGGGTGTGACCTTTGACGAAACCGGCGAAGCACATGTGCTGGTGTGGGCGCCCGAAGCCGAAAAAGTACAATTGAAACTGGATAAAACGGATCACCTGCTGGATCTGGAAAAAGAGGGCTATGGATTCTGGAAGCTCGAAACACGGGCGCTAGCGCACGGCCAGCAGTACAGCTTCCTGCTCGACGGCGAAGGCCCGTTTCCCGACCCTGCCACGCTCCACCAGCCCAATGGTGTACATGGAGCGTCGGAAGCATTTGATCCGCAGCAGTTCCGTTGGACGGACGACAGCTGGACGAACCTCCCGCTGAAAGAATACATTATTTATGAACTGCATGCCGGCACATTCACACCCGAAGGCACATTTGCCGCCATGGAGGCCAAGCTCGATCACCTGGTGGAATTGGGTGTGAACGCGATTGAAATCATGCCCGTGTCACAGTTTGCGGGAGGCCGGAACTGGGGCTATGACGGCGTGTTCCCGTACAGCGTGCAGGACACTTATGGCGGCCCGGCGGCTTTGCAGCGGCTGGTGAATGCCTGTCATGAAAAAGGGATCGCCGTGGTGCTAGATATGGTGTACAATCACCTCGGGCCGGAAGGTAATATCCTGGGTAAGTTCGGGCCTTATTTTACCGATAAATACCACACGCCCTGGGGCGACGCGGTCAATTTCGACGATGCGTGGTCGGACGGTGTGCGGCATTATTTTGTGCAGAATGCATTGATGTGGTTCCGCGATTTCCATATCGACGGCCTGCGCCTCGATGCCGTGCATGCGATCAAGGATTTCAGCCCTGTTCACATTTTACAGGAGATCAGGGAAAAGACGAATGCGCTCGGTACCGGACGGGAGCATTACCTGATCGTCGAAATGGACCTGAACGATACGCGCTACGTGAAGCCCACCGAAACGGGTGGCTACGGAATGGACGCGCAGTGGATCGACGAGTTTCACCATGCATTGCGCGTGAGCTCGGGCCAGGAGCGGAGCGGCTACTATTCCGATTTTGAAGGAGTGGCCTCGCTGGCCAAGTCCTTCCGCGACGCTTATGTGTTCGATGGTATCTACTCCGATCACCGGAAACGCAAGTTCGGCATGAAGGCCGACGGCATTCCCGGCGGGCAGTTTATCGTTTTTTCCCAAAACCACGACCATATCGGCAACCGCATGCTCGGCGAGCGCACGAGCCAGCTCGTGAGCGCCGAAATGCAGAAGCTCCTGGCCGGCGCGGTTTTCGTGAGCCCGTTTGTTCCCTTGCTGTTTATGGGCGAGGAATGGGCCGAGCCTAATCCATTCCAATATTTCGTGAGCCACACGGAAAAGGAATTGGCGGATGCGGTCCGCAAGGGCCGCAAAGCCGAATTCGCGGCATTCCACGCCGAGGGCGAAGCGCCCGATCCCGTGGCCGAATCCACATTTGAAAATTCGCGTGTGCAATGGCATTTGTTGCAGGAAGAGCCGCACCGGACCATGCTGGCCTATTACCGCCAATGGATCGCCCTGCGGAAAAGCGAGCAGGTTTTACGGGAATGCGACCGCAATGGATTGTCGGTTGAGGTAGCCGAGGGAAAAGAATCGATTGTAATTCAGCGGGTGTGGGAGCGGCAGCATCTGGTGGCTTTCCTCAATTTCTCGAAAGCGCCGCAGGAAGGACTGCTGCCTTACGAACACCTGGCCTGGAAAAAACTGATCGCATCTTCGGACCCGGATTGGAATGGCCCGCGGGAAATGCCTGCACAGGCCGGGGCAGGTGCACTGTCATTGCCGCCCGAGTCGATTTCAGTTTATGTCAATATCACAAGTTCCTGA
- a CDS encoding arabinose isomerase, protein MKQNRYALRVGLFGIGLEAYWDQFEGLEARLKGYVDVVAERLGGYGAEIVNLGLIDTPEKALAAGHQFRREDVDLIFLYVTTYALSSTVLPVVSRAKVPVIVLNLAPEPAIDYQRFNAMSDRTRMTGEWLAYCSACPVPEIANVFRRAGIPFYQITGTLNSDPEVWQEAREWIEAAGVAHTMSHNRLGVMGNYYGGMLDIYSNFTLQCATFGGHIEIIEVDELSAVREAVSEAEVLTMIATFENTFDIQEDCPEFEIHRAARTAAALEKLVEIHQLGSMAYYHKGTGSAQNEDTMSSVILGNSLLTARGIPVAGEYEVKNAQAMKIMDSFGAGGSFTEYYAMDFNADVVLMGHDGPGHIAIAEGKTKVKPLYVYHGKVGNGLSVEMSVAHGPVTLLSVVETVEGKVILLVAEGESVAGPVLEIGNTNSRYRFTIGAKRFTEQWNSHGPAHHCAVGIGHIASKIEKLGRLLNIETVTVC, encoded by the coding sequence ATGAAACAAAATCGATATGCGCTGCGGGTGGGCCTGTTCGGCATTGGCTTGGAGGCATACTGGGATCAGTTTGAAGGTCTTGAAGCACGGTTGAAAGGTTACGTCGATGTGGTAGCCGAAAGGCTCGGTGGTTACGGGGCCGAAATTGTAAACCTGGGGCTGATAGATACGCCCGAAAAGGCATTGGCGGCGGGTCATCAGTTCCGGAGAGAGGATGTAGACCTTATTTTTCTTTATGTGACGACTTATGCATTGTCGTCCACCGTGCTGCCGGTCGTTTCACGTGCCAAAGTGCCGGTGATAGTCCTGAACCTCGCGCCGGAGCCGGCAATTGACTACCAAAGGTTCAATGCAATGAGTGATCGCACTCGCATGACGGGGGAATGGCTTGCCTATTGCTCGGCCTGCCCTGTACCGGAGATAGCGAACGTGTTCCGCCGTGCAGGCATTCCTTTTTACCAGATCACCGGCACCTTAAACAGCGACCCGGAGGTGTGGCAGGAAGCGCGTGAATGGATCGAAGCGGCCGGCGTGGCGCACACCATGTCGCATAACCGCCTGGGCGTGATGGGTAATTACTATGGCGGGATGCTCGATATTTATTCCAACTTCACATTGCAATGCGCTACATTCGGCGGGCATATCGAGATCATCGAGGTCGACGAGCTTTCGGCGGTGCGGGAGGCCGTTTCGGAGGCCGAGGTACTCACCATGATCGCGACCTTCGAAAATACGTTCGACATTCAGGAAGATTGCCCGGAGTTCGAAATTCACAGGGCTGCGAGAACCGCCGCCGCATTGGAAAAATTGGTTGAAATACACCAGCTTGGCTCGATGGCGTATTACCACAAGGGCACGGGCAGCGCTCAGAATGAGGATACCATGAGCTCAGTTATTCTCGGCAATTCGCTGCTTACGGCCCGTGGGATTCCGGTGGCAGGTGAGTATGAAGTTAAGAATGCTCAGGCGATGAAAATCATGGATAGCTTCGGTGCGGGCGGCTCGTTTACAGAGTATTATGCGATGGATTTCAATGCAGATGTGGTGCTGATGGGACACGACGGACCAGGCCACATCGCGATTGCAGAAGGTAAAACAAAGGTGAAGCCGTTATATGTCTATCACGGAAAAGTGGGGAACGGCCTATCTGTAGAGATGAGCGTCGCACACGGACCGGTTACATTGCTGTCGGTGGTGGAAACGGTGGAAGGAAAGGTGATTTTGCTGGTGGCAGAGGGCGAGTCGGTGGCAGGGCCTGTTCTGGAAATAGGTAATACCAACAGCCGATACCGTTTTACGATCGGCGCCAAACGCTTTACCGAGCAATGGAACAGCCACGGCCCGGCACACCATTGCGCGGTGGGAATCGGGCACATTGCTTCCAAAATTGAAAAGCTGGGTAGGTTGCTGAACATCGAAACGGTGACCGTTTGCTAA
- a CDS encoding THUMP domain-containing class I SAM-dependent RNA methyltransferase: protein MSLFKSPAPITITCYKRLAPFLEKEVAQLGYRVEETFATGVQLRGTINDCIKLNLNLYCASQVLYSLGTFSARHPDDVYRFLSQMKWEDILAEDAYFSVTSNVMTATVNNTMFANLRVKDAIVDRLRDKKGVRPSTGSELKGAVVHLFWKDERAEVFIDTSGETVARHGYRKIPGQAPMLESLASATILASQWDRNSAFINPMCGSGTLAIEAALIATNSRPGLFRDNYSFMHLLGYDEEVYFEAQDKLEAQIIEAPKLRIIATDHDPNAVTNAKKNAIAAGVADMIEFGVCDFADTEVPQENKGVFFVNPEYGERLGEIGELEETYGRIGDFMKQKCGGYYGYIFTGNLDLAKKIGLKAKRRIEFYSGKIDCRLLEYELYEGSRRN from the coding sequence ATGTCCCTATTCAAATCCCCCGCCCCCATCACCATTACCTGTTACAAACGCCTCGCGCCATTCCTTGAAAAAGAGGTGGCACAGCTCGGTTACCGGGTGGAGGAAACATTTGCGACCGGTGTGCAGCTGCGCGGTACGATCAACGACTGCATTAAACTGAACCTGAACCTGTATTGCGCCAGCCAGGTGCTTTACAGCCTCGGCACATTCAGCGCGCGGCATCCCGACGATGTTTACCGGTTTTTATCCCAAATGAAATGGGAGGACATACTGGCCGAAGACGCCTATTTCTCGGTGACCAGCAACGTGATGACGGCCACTGTGAACAACACCATGTTTGCGAACCTGCGTGTGAAGGATGCGATCGTGGACCGGCTGCGCGACAAAAAAGGCGTGCGGCCGTCGACCGGCTCGGAGCTGAAAGGTGCCGTGGTGCATTTGTTCTGGAAGGACGAGCGGGCGGAAGTGTTCATTGATACTTCGGGCGAAACGGTGGCGCGGCACGGTTACCGCAAAATCCCCGGCCAGGCACCAATGCTCGAATCGCTGGCTTCGGCCACGATCCTGGCGAGCCAGTGGGACCGGAACTCTGCGTTCATCAACCCCATGTGCGGCTCGGGCACGCTCGCGATCGAAGCGGCGCTCATCGCCACCAACAGCCGCCCGGGGCTTTTCAGGGACAATTATTCGTTCATGCATTTGCTCGGGTATGATGAGGAAGTGTATTTCGAAGCACAGGACAAGCTGGAAGCGCAGATCATCGAAGCGCCGAAACTTCGCATTATCGCAACAGATCACGATCCGAATGCGGTTACGAATGCTAAAAAGAACGCAATAGCCGCCGGTGTGGCCGATATGATCGAGTTCGGCGTCTGCGACTTTGCCGACACCGAAGTGCCGCAGGAGAACAAGGGCGTCTTTTTCGTAAACCCCGAGTACGGCGAACGACTCGGAGAAATAGGCGAACTTGAAGAAACTTATGGACGAATTGGTGATTTTATGAAACAGAAGTGTGGAGGATATTACGGATATATCTTCACCGGAAACCTGGATCTTGCCAAGAAAATCGGCCTGAAAGCCAAGCGACGGATTGAGTTTTATTCCGGAAAAATCGATTGTCGCCTGCTGGAATACGAGCTCTACGAGGGTTCGAGAAGGAATTAG
- a CDS encoding NAD(P)/FAD-dependent oxidoreductase has protein sequence MHEPYKFDVAIVGGSYAGLSAAMTLGRARRKVIIIDSGKPCNRQTPHSHNLITHDGKTPAEISALAREQVLAYPTVQLRAGLVTQVTGSDGAFTVTTDDGQTLETKKIIFTTGIADIMPDIPGFAESWGISVIHCPYCHGYEYSDASTGVLMNGEMTLEYLKMIRNWTADLTLYTNGPAAFDDAARAKMHAFGAEIIEEPIASLDHESGYLQTLHLADGTARAITALYHRPAFVQHCLIPEELGCELTVQGFIKVDEAQKTTIAGIYAAGDNSGAFRGLTGAMAAGTTAGARLNHELINEEY, from the coding sequence ATGCACGAGCCATACAAATTCGACGTCGCCATTGTGGGCGGCAGCTATGCCGGACTGTCAGCAGCCATGACCCTGGGCCGGGCGCGCCGCAAGGTGATCATCATCGACAGCGGCAAACCCTGCAACCGCCAGACGCCCCATTCGCATAACCTCATTACCCACGACGGCAAAACGCCCGCCGAGATCTCCGCCCTCGCACGTGAGCAGGTACTCGCCTACCCCACCGTGCAGCTGCGCGCGGGGCTCGTGACGCAGGTAACCGGCAGCGACGGCGCATTCACCGTCACCACCGACGACGGGCAAACATTGGAAACGAAAAAAATCATCTTCACGACCGGCATCGCCGACATCATGCCCGACATCCCGGGCTTTGCCGAAAGCTGGGGAATCAGCGTCATTCACTGTCCCTACTGCCACGGCTACGAATACAGCGACGCTTCCACAGGCGTGCTCATGAACGGCGAGATGACATTGGAATACCTGAAAATGATCCGCAACTGGACCGCCGACCTCACCCTGTACACCAACGGCCCTGCTGCATTCGACGACGCGGCCCGAGCCAAAATGCACGCATTCGGCGCAGAGATTATCGAAGAGCCCATCGCCTCCCTGGACCATGAAAGCGGCTACCTCCAAACGCTGCACCTGGCCGACGGCACCGCTCGCGCCATTACCGCGCTGTACCACCGCCCGGCATTCGTCCAGCATTGCCTGATTCCCGAAGAACTCGGCTGCGAGCTCACTGTACAAGGCTTTATTAAAGTTGATGAAGCGCAAAAAACAACGATCGCCGGCATTTACGCGGCGGGAGATAACAGCGGCGCATTCAGGGGATTAACGGGCGCGATGGCCGCCGGAACCACCGCTGGCGCAAGGCTCAATCATGAATTAATCAATGAAGAGTACTGA
- a CDS encoding DUF7133 domain-containing protein: MKKYRYPLLILAVSSLLVYCKTNKQTTQQTASSTTSTVAKEEKPAQVPGKSPFIPASETIGKMVIEDGFEAKLIASEPLVSAPVAMQFDDKARMWVVEMVGYMPDTVGTGEDIPNGNIVILDDKNKDGVYDDRKVVIDSLVLPRAICLIDNGILVAEPTNLWFYELKNDQVVKKTLVDPKYTEGGNVEHQPNGLLRAMDNWIYNAKSDKRYRRIGGKWVIEHTHFRGQWGICQDNYGRLYYNNNSQNLLGDYLPAGLGAWNKNQRGVAGYNEKSVANNKVYPLHPTPGVNRGYMKNVLDDSLRLNEFTAAAGPVIYRGDLFGKNFDFNAFVPEPSANLIKRNVLNENGYVVKGDIAYKGKEFLASTDERFRPVSLYNAPDGSLIVLDMYRGIIQHKTYLTPYLKDQIGKRDLTQPLSAGRIYKIVPKGAKAKPVTVPDGAQELVKLLGHPNGWVRDRAQQKLIDGKYNQTVPALREAIKQTANPLLAVHALWTLEGLNSLKPEEALSWIRQSNWTFRAQGLYASAAVITPTSYQQFATVFDGIADSGDTLAAPYIALLAKSIDKFDQNLSRGLLNKLAGKYPNNRYVSDAIISNLQDQEEMFQSAIASSVSDPNAVLNKQLTRVVTAVRTAQGNRNPEMLKKEFPKGEALFTSVCQTCHGADGGGVKSLAPPLNQSEWVTGSKERLISIVLFGLTGPVKVNGHVYQTPEVSGDMPGIGYDKDMPNEDIAQLLSFIRRSWRNNADRVTTEEVTKVRTKLTGREKAFTEAELNGI; the protein is encoded by the coding sequence ATGAAGAAGTACCGTTATCCCCTCTTGATCCTGGCGGTTTCGTCTCTGTTGGTGTATTGTAAAACCAACAAGCAAACCACCCAGCAAACCGCATCTTCCACCACTTCGACGGTGGCGAAAGAAGAAAAACCTGCCCAGGTACCCGGCAAATCGCCATTCATACCCGCTTCCGAAACGATCGGCAAGATGGTGATCGAAGATGGTTTTGAAGCAAAACTCATCGCATCCGAGCCGCTCGTGAGCGCACCGGTGGCCATGCAGTTCGACGACAAGGCCCGCATGTGGGTGGTGGAAATGGTAGGTTACATGCCCGACACCGTTGGCACCGGCGAGGATATTCCCAACGGGAACATCGTAATCCTCGATGATAAAAATAAGGACGGCGTGTACGACGACCGCAAAGTGGTGATCGACTCGCTCGTGCTGCCGCGCGCGATCTGCCTGATCGACAACGGCATTCTCGTGGCGGAACCTACCAACCTGTGGTTCTATGAACTGAAAAACGACCAGGTAGTGAAGAAAACGCTGGTAGATCCGAAATATACCGAGGGCGGTAATGTGGAGCACCAGCCCAACGGCCTGCTGCGCGCGATGGATAACTGGATTTACAATGCCAAATCCGATAAGCGCTATCGTCGGATCGGTGGCAAATGGGTCATCGAGCACACGCATTTCAGGGGCCAATGGGGTATTTGCCAGGACAATTACGGACGGTTGTATTATAACAACAATTCCCAAAACCTGCTCGGCGATTATCTTCCGGCCGGTTTGGGTGCCTGGAACAAGAACCAGCGCGGCGTGGCGGGTTACAACGAAAAATCGGTGGCCAACAATAAGGTCTACCCGCTCCACCCCACCCCCGGCGTGAACCGCGGGTACATGAAAAACGTCCTCGACGACAGCCTGCGCCTGAACGAGTTCACAGCGGCGGCCGGTCCGGTGATCTACCGCGGCGACCTGTTCGGCAAAAACTTCGATTTCAACGCATTCGTGCCGGAGCCTTCCGCCAACCTCATCAAACGCAATGTCCTGAATGAGAATGGATATGTCGTGAAAGGCGATATCGCGTACAAAGGCAAGGAATTCCTCGCCAGCACCGACGAGCGCTTCCGGCCGGTGAGCCTGTATAATGCCCCCGACGGCAGCCTGATCGTACTCGACATGTACCGCGGCATTATCCAGCACAAAACTTACCTCACGCCTTACCTGAAAGACCAGATCGGCAAGCGCGACCTCACGCAGCCGCTTTCGGCAGGCCGCATTTATAAGATTGTCCCAAAAGGTGCCAAAGCCAAGCCGGTAACCGTGCCCGACGGCGCGCAGGAGCTGGTGAAGCTGCTCGGCCACCCGAACGGCTGGGTCCGCGACCGTGCACAGCAAAAACTGATCGACGGTAAGTACAACCAAACCGTGCCCGCACTCCGCGAAGCCATTAAGCAAACGGCCAACCCGTTGCTGGCGGTCCACGCACTGTGGACGCTCGAAGGGCTGAATTCGCTGAAACCGGAAGAGGCATTGAGCTGGATCAGGCAGTCGAACTGGACGTTCCGTGCACAAGGACTTTACGCATCGGCGGCGGTAATCACGCCCACTTCCTATCAGCAGTTCGCGACCGTATTCGACGGCATTGCCGACTCCGGCGACACGCTGGCGGCCCCTTACATTGCATTGCTGGCCAAGAGCATTGACAAATTCGATCAAAATCTTTCAAGGGGCCTGCTGAACAAGCTGGCGGGCAAATATCCTAACAACCGGTACGTGTCCGACGCGATCATCAGCAACTTGCAGGATCAGGAAGAAATGTTCCAATCGGCCATTGCCAGCTCCGTTTCCGATCCGAACGCGGTGCTCAACAAGCAGCTCACCCGCGTGGTCACGGCCGTTCGCACTGCGCAAGGCAACCGGAACCCCGAGATGCTGAAAAAGGAATTTCCCAAAGGCGAAGCATTGTTTACCTCCGTTTGCCAAACCTGCCACGGGGCCGATGGCGGTGGTGTGAAATCGCTCGCGCCACCGTTGAACCAGTCGGAATGGGTCACGGGAAGCAAGGAAAGACTCATTTCGATTGTCCTTTTCGGTCTCACCGGGCCTGTAAAAGTGAACGGCCACGTATATCAAACACCCGAAGTAAGCGGCGATATGCCCGGCATCGGCTACGATAAAGACATGCCGAACGAAGACATTGCACAGCTGCTAAGCTTCATCCGCCGCTCCTGGCGCAACAATGCCGACCGCGTAACCACCGAGGAAGTGACCAAAGTACGCACCAAACTCACCGGCCGCGAAAAAGCATTCACCGAAGCCGAGCTAAATGGCATTTGA
- a CDS encoding MFS transporter → MKQTNIGNYRWVICALLFFATTINYIDRQILGLLKPTLETEFNWSETDYANIVMVFAACYAAGYIVFGNIIDKIGSKLGYAVSIVIWSVAAVAHAFVKSTFGFGAVRAVLGLGEAGNFPAAVKATAEWFPKRERALATGIFNSGTSIGAVAAPILVPWLLSSYGWQGAFLITGALGFIWLIFWWVMYEIPSRHKKVTAEEYAFIHSDNEAGDGEGQKPIHWTKLITLPQTWVFIVGKFLTDPVWWFFLFWLPSYFATTFDLDLKKPSLHLAIVYTATTFGSIGGGYLSSYLIKKGWAPLRARKTTLLVVAFAVMPIILAQFATDIWTVVAIIAIATAAHQAWSANIFTIVSDIFPKRAVSSVVGIGGMAGSLGSTFFPLLVGALLDYYKSAGSIGAGYNILFIICGLAYIIAWLIIHFLTSKMKPVEEALNN, encoded by the coding sequence ATGAAACAAACCAATATTGGCAACTATCGCTGGGTTATTTGCGCGTTACTCTTCTTTGCAACCACCATCAACTACATCGACAGGCAGATTCTTGGATTGCTGAAACCCACTCTCGAAACAGAATTCAATTGGAGCGAAACCGACTATGCGAACATCGTAATGGTATTCGCAGCCTGCTATGCGGCCGGTTACATCGTCTTCGGTAACATCATCGATAAAATCGGCTCAAAACTGGGCTATGCCGTTTCCATCGTGATATGGAGCGTTGCCGCCGTGGCGCACGCATTTGTGAAAAGCACCTTCGGCTTCGGCGCGGTGCGCGCGGTGCTTGGCCTTGGCGAGGCAGGTAACTTTCCGGCGGCTGTAAAGGCAACGGCCGAATGGTTCCCTAAGCGCGAACGGGCACTCGCGACCGGTATTTTCAACTCCGGCACGAGTATCGGTGCCGTGGCGGCGCCCATTCTCGTTCCCTGGCTGCTGAGCAGTTACGGCTGGCAGGGCGCGTTCCTGATCACCGGTGCGCTGGGCTTTATCTGGCTGATATTCTGGTGGGTCATGTACGAAATCCCGTCGCGCCACAAAAAGGTAACTGCCGAGGAATATGCATTCATTCACAGCGATAACGAGGCAGGTGACGGCGAAGGCCAGAAACCCATTCACTGGACCAAGCTCATTACATTGCCGCAAACCTGGGTATTCATCGTCGGCAAGTTCCTCACCGACCCCGTTTGGTGGTTCTTCCTGTTCTGGCTGCCCTCCTACTTCGCCACCACATTCGATCTCGACCTTAAAAAGCCGAGCCTCCACCTGGCGATCGTTTACACGGCCACTACATTCGGCAGCATTGGCGGCGGCTACCTGTCGTCCTACCTGATCAAAAAAGGCTGGGCGCCACTCAGAGCACGTAAAACCACCCTGCTCGTGGTTGCATTCGCGGTGATGCCGATTATCCTGGCGCAGTTTGCGACGGACATCTGGACAGTGGTAGCGATCATCGCCATCGCCACCGCTGCGCACCAGGCTTGGAGTGCCAACATTTTTACCATCGTTTCCGATATTTTCCCAAAACGTGCGGTAAGCTCGGTAGTAGGGATCGGCGGGATGGCCGGCTCGCTGGGCTCTACGTTCTTCCCGCTCCTGGTAGGTGCATTGCTCGATTATTACAAATCGGCCGGGAGTATTGGAGCGGGTTACAATATCCTGTTCATTATCTGCGGATTGGCCTACATTATCGCCTGGCTGATCATCCATTTCCTGACATCCAAAATGAAACCGGTCGAAGAAGCGTTAAACAACTGA
- the surE gene encoding 5'/3'-nucleotidase SurE has protein sequence MRILVTNDDGIYSPGIAALAKIAARFGEVKIVAPDVEQSSMGHAITASRPLSYKKSPIEFEGIDAYRVNGTPADCVALGQHLWDKPDVVLSGINLGPNLGNAMWHSGTLAAAKQAVLFGIKGIALSTPTDVEPDFEKLDPFVEKALDLLFKNPHLNLVNVNFPHSPKGVRWTRQSVRLYDNNIVPALDPMGRKHYWFTVVPLEPAEEGTDRWAIENNFVSITPLRLDLTNEAELVKAQLAYPIT, from the coding sequence ATGAGAATCCTGGTAACGAACGATGATGGAATATACAGCCCGGGCATTGCAGCGCTCGCCAAAATCGCGGCGCGGTTCGGAGAAGTGAAAATTGTGGCACCCGATGTGGAACAATCCTCTATGGGTCATGCCATTACGGCTTCCAGGCCGCTGTCCTACAAAAAATCGCCCATCGAGTTCGAGGGCATCGACGCCTACCGTGTAAACGGTACGCCCGCCGACTGCGTGGCGCTCGGACAACACCTCTGGGACAAGCCCGATGTGGTGCTCTCGGGGATCAACCTGGGGCCAAACCTGGGGAATGCGATGTGGCATTCGGGCACACTGGCCGCAGCCAAGCAGGCCGTTTTGTTCGGCATTAAAGGCATTGCATTGAGTACCCCTACGGACGTTGAGCCCGATTTTGAGAAACTCGACCCATTTGTGGAAAAGGCACTGGACCTGCTGTTCAAGAACCCGCACCTGAACCTGGTGAATGTGAATTTTCCGCACAGCCCGAAAGGCGTGCGCTGGACGCGGCAGTCGGTTCGGCTTTACGACAATAACATTGTCCCGGCCCTCGACCCGATGGGCCGCAAGCACTACTGGTTCACCGTCGTGCCGCTCGAACCGGCAGAAGAAGGCACCGACCGCTGGGCGATCGAAAACAACTTCGTGTCCATCACCCCGCTCCGCCTCGACCTGACCAACGAGGCCGAACTGGTGAAAGCGCAGCTCGCCTACCCGATTACCTAG
- a CDS encoding diacylglycerol/lipid kinase family protein: MKRTTLLHNPTAGDNDFSKKELLKIIKKEGFECEYASVKEEGWDEFEEKTDFLIIAGGDGTVRRAAKALMQRKRLDKQFPLALLPHGTANNIATALQIEGHPKDIIPHWHHYKLQPFDIGRVHGVRDDLFFLEAFGYGIFPRLMKVMDKIEGDIGDTAEEKLKAARAVLLEIVQTYEARPCTIVADGVEHSGNYIMVEVMNIRSIGPNLVLAGTADPGDGCLDVVMVSEASRNKFESFLLSRINDEDKEFSFSTIRAKKVKIFWDGKDAHADDERLKLEKPVEVEIEVLPDMLQFMITES; encoded by the coding sequence ATGAAACGGACAACCCTTTTGCACAACCCCACAGCCGGGGATAACGATTTTTCGAAAAAAGAGCTGCTGAAAATCATAAAAAAAGAAGGTTTCGAATGTGAGTACGCCTCCGTGAAGGAGGAAGGCTGGGATGAATTCGAAGAGAAAACCGACTTTTTGATCATCGCGGGCGGGGACGGCACCGTACGGCGCGCGGCCAAGGCCCTGATGCAGCGCAAGCGGCTCGACAAGCAATTTCCGCTCGCGTTGCTGCCGCACGGCACGGCCAACAACATTGCTACCGCCTTGCAGATCGAGGGGCATCCCAAAGACATTATCCCGCATTGGCATCACTATAAGCTGCAACCTTTCGACATCGGCCGCGTGCACGGCGTGCGCGACGATCTGTTTTTCCTCGAAGCATTTGGCTACGGCATTTTTCCACGGCTGATGAAGGTGATGGATAAAATCGAAGGGGATATCGGCGACACCGCGGAAGAAAAGCTGAAAGCGGCGCGGGCCGTGCTGCTGGAAATCGTGCAAACCTACGAGGCCCGGCCATGCACGATCGTGGCCGACGGCGTGGAGCATTCGGGCAATTATATTATGGTGGAAGTTATGAATATCCGCTCCATCGGGCCTAACCTCGTGCTCGCCGGCACGGCCGACCCCGGCGACGGCTGCCTGGATGTGGTGATGGTTTCCGAAGCGAGCCGCAATAAATTCGAGTCGTTCCTGCTCAGCCGCATTAATGACGAGGACAAGGAGTTCAGCTTCTCCACCATCCGGGCCAAAAAAGTGAAGATATTCTGGGACGGTAAGGACGCACACGCCGACGACGAGCGGTTGAAACTGGAAAAGCCCGTCGAAGTGGAAATCGAGGTGCTGCCCGATATGCTCCAATTCATGATCACCGAATCCTGA